Genomic segment of Desulfobacterales bacterium:
CGTAAGCGATGAGACAATTATAAATGCAATTCCTGGTTTTAATAGAGTTATGGAAAGGTATTAATATGAAAGTGTTAAAGATAGATCATTTAGGAATAGCTGTAAATAGTATTGATGATGGTAAAAAATTTTGGACAGATATTTTAGGAATAGAATGTGTAGGAACCGAAACTGTTAAAGAACAAAAAGTAACTACTGCTTTTTTTCCTGTTGGCGAAAGCGAAGTTGAACTTTTAGAATCAACTGCCCCTGACGGTCCTGTAGCAAAATTTATTGAAAAAAAAGGGCAGGGGATTCAACATGTTGCTTTTAGAGTAGAAAACATAGAAGATGCTCTTTTAGAGCTTAAACAAAAAGGCATAGCCCTTATTGACGAAAAACCACGTATTGGCGCAGGAGGCGGTAAGATTGCTTTTTTACATCCAAAAGCTACAAACGGAGTTTTAGTTGAACTATGCGAAAGAAGTTAAAATTATTTGTATTAACTAATGAATAAATATTAAAATTTAGATTAACCTCAAAGGTTGAAAGGAAATTATTGATGGGTGTTATTGAGGAGAAAATCTTAGAATTACAGAACTTAGAAAAAAAAGTTCGTAAGATGGGAGGCGATAAAGCTGTGGCTGCCCATACATCCAAAGGCAAGCTTACAGCGAGAGATCGTCTTAATCTGCTTTTTGACCCTGACACTTTTCGAGAAATCGATATGTTAGTTCAGCATAGGTGTACAAACTTTGATATGCAGAATATTGAAATTCCATCCGATGGAGTTATCACAGGTCATGGACTTATAAATGGCAGACCCGCTTTTGCTTTTTCCCAGGATTTTACTTCACGAGCCGGAAGCTTAGGTGAAATGCATTCAAAAAAAATCTGTAAAGTCATGGATTTAGCTTTAAAAGCAGGAGTTCCGCTTATAGGAATAAATGATTCAGGAGGAGCCAGAATCCAAGAAGGTATTGATGCACTTTGTGGCTATGGAGAAATCTTTTATAGAAATTCTGTTGCATCAGGAGTTATACCTCAAATTTCAGCAATAATGGGCCCTACAGCAGGAGGTGCAGTGTATTCTCCAGCTATGACAGATTGGGTATTTATGGTAAAAAATAGTAGTTATATGTTTATTACCGGCCCTGAAGTAATAAAATCAGTGACTGGAGAAGAAATTACATTTGAAGACCTTGGCGGTGCTATGGCTCATAATGAAAAAAGTGGTGTAGCTCAGTTTGCTTGTGAAAATGATGAAGATGCTATAAACAAAATTAAACAGCTTCTTTCTTATCTTCCATTAAACAATATGGAAGATCCTCCTTTTATTACTTCGACTGATGATCCTAAAAGGACTGATCCTGTGCTTGATAAAATTATTCCAGATACTCCTAATCAGTCTTATGACATGAAAGATATTATAACGTCTATAGTTGATAATGGGGAATTTTTTGAGCCCCATGAATATTTCGCTAAAAATATTATTGTATGTTTTGCAAGGCTAAACGGCAGAGTAATTGGTATAATAGCTAATCAGCCTAAAGAACTTGCAGGATGTCTTGATATTCATGCATCAGATAAGGCTACAAGATTTATTCGCTTCTGTGATTCATTTAATATTCCAATTCTAACATTATCCGATGTTCCTGGATATCTTCCTGGTAGTAATCAAGAATGGGGCGGAATAATTCGTCATGGAGCAAAACTTCTTTGGTGTTATTCTGAAGCAACGGTTCCTAAGCTTCTGTTAATTACGAGAAAAGCTTATGGCGGTGCTTATATCGCTATGTCTTCAAGGCATCTTGGAGCTGATATGGCATTTGCGTGGC
This window contains:
- the mce gene encoding methylmalonyl-CoA epimerase gives rise to the protein MKVLKIDHLGIAVNSIDDGKKFWTDILGIECVGTETVKEQKVTTAFFPVGESEVELLESTAPDGPVAKFIEKKGQGIQHVAFRVENIEDALLELKQKGIALIDEKPRIGAGGGKIAFLHPKATNGVLVELCERS
- a CDS encoding methylmalonyl-CoA carboxyltransferase; the encoded protein is MGVIEEKILELQNLEKKVRKMGGDKAVAAHTSKGKLTARDRLNLLFDPDTFREIDMLVQHRCTNFDMQNIEIPSDGVITGHGLINGRPAFAFSQDFTSRAGSLGEMHSKKICKVMDLALKAGVPLIGINDSGGARIQEGIDALCGYGEIFYRNSVASGVIPQISAIMGPTAGGAVYSPAMTDWVFMVKNSSYMFITGPEVIKSVTGEEITFEDLGGAMAHNEKSGVAQFACENDEDAINKIKQLLSYLPLNNMEDPPFITSTDDPKRTDPVLDKIIPDTPNQSYDMKDIITSIVDNGEFFEPHEYFAKNIIVCFARLNGRVIGIIANQPKELAGCLDIHASDKATRFIRFCDSFNIPILTLSDVPGYLPGSNQEWGGIIRHGAKLLWCYSEATVPKLLLITRKAYGGAYIAMSSRHLGADMAFAWPSAEIAVMGAEGASNIIHRKEIKEAEDPASKRKEKILEYQKLFSNPYCAARRGYIDAVIVPSETRPRLIEALEILCTKRELRPPKKHGNIPV